One Globicephala melas chromosome 18, mGloMel1.2, whole genome shotgun sequence DNA segment encodes these proteins:
- the MAB21L1 gene encoding putative nucleotidyltransferase MAB21L1 produces MIAAQAKLVYHLNKYYNEKCQARKAAIAKTIREVCKVVSDVLKEVEVQEPRFISSLNEMDNRYEGLEVISPTEFEVVLYLNQMGVFNFVDDGSLPGCAVLKLSDGRKRSMSLWVEFITASGYLSARKIRSRFQTLVAQAVDKCSYRDVVKMVADTSEVKLRIRDRYVVQITPAFKCTGIWPRSAAHWPLPHIPWPGPNRVAEVKAEGFNLLSKECHSLAGKQSSAESDAWVLQFAEAENRLQMGGCRKKCLSILKTLRDRHLELPGQPLNNYHMKTLVSYECEKHPRESDWDESCLGDRLNGILLQLISCLQCRRCPHYFLPNLDLFQGKPHSALENAAKQTWRLAREILTNPKSLEKL; encoded by the coding sequence ATGATCGCGGCCCAGGCCAAGCTGGTCTACCATCTGAATAAATACTACAACGAAAAATGCCAAGCCAGGAAAGCTGCCATTGCCAAAACTATCCGGGAAGTCTGCAAAGTAGTTTCCGACGTCCTGAAGGAGGTGGAAGTGCAGGAGCCCCGGTTCATCAGCTCTCTCAACGAGATGGACAATCGCTACGAGGGCCTCGAGGTCATCTCCCCCACCGAATTTGAAGTGGTGCTTTACCTTAACCAAATGGGGGTGTTCAACTTTGTGGACGACGGCTCGCTGCCCGGCTGCGCGGTGTTGAAGTTGAGCGACGGGCGCAAGAGAAGCATGTCCCTCTGGGTGGAATTCATTACCGCCTCCGGCTACCTCTCGGCGCGCAAAATCCGGTCCAGGTTTCAGACGCTGGTGGCTCAAGCGGTAGACAAATGTAGCTACAGGGATGTGGTAAAGATGGTGGCAGACACCAGCGAAGTGAAACTGAGAATCCGAGATAGGTACGTGGTGCAGATCACCCCGGCTTTTAAATGCACCGGGATCTGGCCCCGGAGTGCTGCCCACTGGCCACTTCCCCACATCCCCTGGCCGGGACCCAACCGGGTGGCGGAGGTCAAGGCGGAAGGGTTCAATCTCCTGTCCAAGGAGTGCCACTCCCTGGCCGGCAAGCAGAGCTCGGCCGAGAGCGACGCCTGGGTGCTGCAGTTCGCGGAGGCAGAGAACAGACTGCAGATGGGGGGCTGCAGGAAGAAATGCCTCTCCATCCTCAAAACCTTACGGGACCGTCACCTTGAACTGCCAGGCCAGCCCCTGAACAATTACCACATGAAGACTCTGGTTTCCTATGAGTGTGAAAAGCATCCCCGGGAGTCGGACTGGGACGAGTCTTGCCTGGGTGACCGGCTTAACGGGATTTTGCTGCAACTTATCTCCTGCCTGCAGTGCCGGCGGTGTCCTCACTACTTCCTACCGAACTTAGATCTGTTTCAAGGCAAACCTCACTCGGCTCTCGAGAACGCTGCCAAACAAACGTGGCGACTGGCAAGAGAGATCCTGACCAACCCGAAAAGTTTGGAAAAACTTTAG